The following are from one region of the Haloactinomyces albus genome:
- a CDS encoding 16S rRNA (uracil(1498)-N(3))-methyltransferase, which produces MSSSLPVFSVSELPDGTETTLDGPEGKHAATVRRLRAGEHLQLSDGRGGFARCAVLETGRDMLRLAVEHTWHVPAPNLRVRLAQALIKGERGELAVELATEAGVDAVTPWRAGRSVAKWDDGPRGAKALGRWRNAAAQSAKQARRPWVPEVDEPRGTRELAELVRQVDAAVVLHEAAEASLPEVKLPEEGELVVVVGPEGGVSADELATLSAAGAQPVRLGPSVLRASTAAAVALGALGVLTDRWSSRSGHHR; this is translated from the coding sequence GTGTCATCATCGCTGCCGGTGTTCTCGGTGTCCGAGTTGCCGGACGGGACCGAAACCACGCTCGACGGCCCGGAGGGCAAGCACGCCGCGACCGTGCGCAGACTGCGTGCCGGTGAGCACTTGCAGCTTTCCGACGGTCGCGGCGGTTTCGCCCGCTGCGCAGTGCTGGAAACCGGGCGGGACATGCTGCGCCTCGCTGTGGAGCACACATGGCATGTGCCTGCTCCGAACCTCCGGGTGCGTCTGGCGCAGGCTCTGATCAAGGGGGAGCGCGGGGAACTGGCCGTGGAGCTGGCGACCGAAGCCGGTGTGGATGCGGTGACGCCCTGGCGTGCAGGCCGTTCCGTGGCGAAGTGGGATGACGGCCCGCGTGGTGCCAAGGCGTTGGGACGTTGGCGCAATGCCGCCGCGCAGTCCGCGAAGCAGGCGCGGCGACCGTGGGTTCCCGAGGTCGACGAGCCGCGCGGGACTCGGGAGTTGGCCGAGCTGGTGCGTCAGGTGGATGCGGCCGTGGTGTTGCACGAGGCCGCGGAGGCCTCTCTGCCGGAGGTGAAGCTTCCGGAGGAAGGCGAGCTCGTGGTCGTCGTCGGTCCCGAAGGGGGAGTGAGCGCCGACGAGCTCGCCACCCTGAGCGCAGCGGGTGCGCAGCCGGTCCGCCTCGGGCCGTCGGTGCTGCGGGCCTCCACGGCCGCAGCGGTGGCACTCGGAGCGCTGGGAGTGCTGACGGACAGGTGGTCGTCCCGGAGCGGTCACCATCGGTGA
- the hrcA gene encoding heat-inducible transcriptional repressor HrcA, producing MNADERRFEVLRAIVADYVSTHEPVGSKTLVEQHNLGVSSATVRNDMAVLEEEGLIVQPHTSAGRIPTDQGYRLFVDRLHEIKPLTPAERRAIQAFLEGALDLDDVMRRSVRLLAQLTQQVAVVQYPTLAHSTVRHVEVVTITPARLMLVLITDTGRVDQRMVDLGDVTSEEDVSRLRTVLNSAMAEKRLADASASVAELPEQAPPELRDTMTRVCSVLIETLVEQPEERMVLGGTPNLTRNVADFPGSLRQVLEALEEQVVVLKLLAAARDSDTITVHIGMENEAEEMQTTSVVSTGYGTHGMVLGGLGVVGPTRMDYPGTMAAVRAVAAYVGEILAGR from the coding sequence GTGAACGCGGACGAACGCCGCTTCGAGGTGCTGCGTGCGATCGTTGCCGACTACGTGTCCACACACGAACCGGTCGGTTCCAAGACGCTCGTCGAGCAGCACAATCTCGGTGTGTCCAGTGCTACGGTGCGCAACGACATGGCGGTCCTCGAAGAGGAGGGGCTCATCGTCCAGCCCCACACCAGCGCGGGCCGGATCCCCACCGACCAGGGATATCGGTTGTTCGTCGACCGGCTGCACGAGATCAAGCCGCTGACCCCGGCGGAACGCCGGGCGATCCAGGCGTTCCTCGAAGGTGCTCTGGATCTCGACGACGTGATGCGCCGGAGCGTGCGCCTGCTCGCCCAGTTGACCCAGCAGGTCGCGGTCGTCCAGTACCCGACCCTGGCGCACTCCACGGTGCGCCACGTCGAGGTGGTCACCATCACCCCTGCGCGGTTGATGCTGGTCCTGATTACCGATACGGGGCGCGTTGATCAGCGTATGGTCGACCTCGGGGACGTGACCAGCGAAGAGGATGTGTCCCGGCTCCGCACCGTGCTCAACTCCGCCATGGCCGAGAAGCGGCTGGCCGATGCCTCGGCATCGGTTGCCGAACTTCCCGAGCAGGCGCCCCCGGAGTTGCGCGACACCATGACCAGAGTCTGCAGCGTGCTCATCGAGACCCTGGTGGAACAACCCGAAGAACGGATGGTGCTCGGTGGCACCCCCAACCTGACCCGCAACGTCGCCGACTTCCCCGGATCGCTGCGGCAGGTTCTCGAGGCGCTCGAGGAGCAGGTGGTGGTGCTGAAACTGCTGGCGGCCGCCCGTGACTCCGACACCATCACGGTGCACATCGGGATGGAGAACGAGGCCGAGGAAATGCAGACGACCTCGGTGGTGTCCACCGGCTACGGCACGCATGGGATGGTGCTGGGGGGCTTGGGTGTGGTCGGCCCCACCCGGATGGACTATCCGGGAACGATGGCAGCGGTTCGTGCCGTTGCCGCCTACGTGGGAGAGATTCTGGCCGGCCGGTGA
- a CDS encoding nitrite/sulfite reductase, with protein sequence MVPPTEAPSQPQRRTPARKNKTRGEGQWALGYREPLNGNEQSKKDDNPLNVRKRIENVYAHGGYDSIDPSDLRGRFRWMGLYTQRAPGIPGARTGTIQPEELDDSHFMLRIRVDGGAMTTEQLRVVGEISQTYARDTADITDRQNIQLHWVRIEDMPTIWQKLEAVGLYTTEACGDCPRVVLGSPVAGIAADEIVDATPAITEIADRYIGDESLSNLPRKFKTAISGSPRQDVVHETNDISFIGAEHPEHGPGFDLWVGGGLSTNPKLAVRLGTWVPLEDVPEVWNAVVQIFRDYGYRRLRNRARMKFLVADWGAEKFREILENEYLGRKLTDGPAPPIHEGPRDHVGVHEQQDGNYYVGVTSVAGRVSGSKLMEVAKAAERVGSQRVRTTVEQNLLVLDVAGSEVENLVTDLDTLELQARPSSWRRSVMACTGIEFCKLAIVETKDRARDLVEDLEKRLADVQGDVENPVTVNLNGCPNACARTQVSDIGLKGQLVPDSEGNQVEGFQVHLGGGLGNDAGFGRKIRGHKVTSAELGDYVERLVRRYLDQRAEGERFPQWVNRVEDDDLK encoded by the coding sequence ATGGTCCCCCCCACGGAAGCCCCGAGCCAGCCGCAGCGCCGCACCCCCGCCCGTAAGAACAAGACCCGCGGTGAGGGCCAGTGGGCCCTGGGCTACCGCGAACCGCTCAACGGCAACGAGCAATCGAAGAAGGACGACAATCCGCTGAACGTCCGCAAGCGGATCGAGAACGTCTACGCCCACGGTGGATACGACTCGATCGACCCCTCCGACCTGCGCGGCCGGTTCCGCTGGATGGGTCTGTACACGCAGCGCGCACCCGGCATCCCCGGAGCCCGTACCGGCACGATCCAGCCGGAGGAGCTCGACGACTCCCACTTCATGCTGCGGATCCGCGTGGACGGTGGCGCCATGACCACCGAGCAGCTGCGAGTGGTGGGGGAGATCTCACAGACCTACGCGCGCGACACCGCCGACATCACCGATCGGCAGAACATCCAGCTGCACTGGGTGCGGATCGAGGACATGCCCACCATCTGGCAGAAGCTGGAAGCGGTCGGCCTCTACACCACCGAAGCGTGCGGTGACTGCCCCCGCGTGGTGCTGGGTTCACCGGTGGCCGGGATCGCCGCGGACGAGATCGTCGACGCCACTCCGGCGATCACCGAGATCGCCGACCGCTACATCGGTGACGAGTCCCTGTCGAACCTGCCGCGCAAGTTCAAGACCGCGATCTCCGGTTCGCCGCGCCAGGACGTCGTGCACGAGACCAACGACATCTCCTTCATCGGCGCCGAGCACCCCGAGCACGGACCCGGTTTCGACCTGTGGGTCGGTGGCGGGTTGTCGACCAACCCGAAACTGGCGGTCCGGCTCGGCACCTGGGTTCCCCTGGAGGACGTGCCCGAGGTCTGGAACGCGGTCGTGCAGATCTTCCGGGACTACGGCTACCGCAGGCTGCGCAACCGGGCACGGATGAAGTTCCTGGTCGCCGACTGGGGTGCGGAGAAGTTCCGGGAGATCCTGGAAAACGAGTACCTCGGCCGCAAGCTCACCGACGGGCCCGCTCCGCCGATCCACGAAGGGCCGCGGGACCACGTGGGCGTGCACGAGCAGCAGGACGGCAACTACTACGTCGGCGTCACGTCGGTCGCCGGGCGCGTCAGCGGCTCGAAGCTGATGGAGGTCGCCAAGGCCGCCGAGCGGGTGGGCTCGCAGCGGGTCCGCACCACGGTCGAGCAGAACCTGCTGGTCCTCGACGTCGCAGGATCCGAGGTCGAAAACCTCGTCACCGACCTCGATACGCTGGAACTGCAGGCGCGGCCGTCCTCGTGGCGGCGCAGCGTGATGGCCTGCACCGGTATCGAGTTCTGCAAGCTGGCCATTGTGGAGACGAAGGACCGGGCCCGCGATCTCGTGGAGGACCTGGAGAAACGACTGGCCGACGTGCAGGGGGATGTCGAGAACCCCGTCACGGTCAACCTCAACGGCTGCCCGAACGCCTGCGCGCGCACCCAGGTTTCCGACATCGGCCTGAAAGGCCAGCTGGTCCCGGACTCCGAGGGCAACCAGGTCGAGGGTTTCCAGGTTCACCTCGGCGGCGGACTCGGCAACGACGCGGGCTTCGGCCGCAAGATTCGCGGGCACAAGGTCACCTCCGCCGAGCTGGGCGACTACGTGGAGCGGCTGGTGCGCCGCTACCTCGACCAGCGCGCGGAGGGGGAACGGTTCCCGCAGTGGGTCAATCGAGTCGAGGACGACGATCTCAAGTGA
- a CDS encoding putative leader peptide has protein sequence MDATTTLLLVARRYVDLRRVSSALCRSMG, from the coding sequence ATGGACGCGACCACGACGCTGCTGCTGGTCGCCCGTCGTTATGTCGATCTACGACGGGTGTCGAGCGCGCTCTGCCGGAGCATGGGCTAG
- the hemW gene encoding radical SAM family heme chaperone HemW, which translates to MTAQPPTGETAPSDGALPASALATLGQRPFGVYVHVPFCATRCGYCDFNTYTADELDSNSGFRSWLDGLRAELALGAEVLAAGGGPVPPAGTVFVGGGTPSLLGAEGLGEVLDAVRSSFGLHDEAEVTTESNPESTSPEFFHGLRRAGYTRVSLGMQSSAEHVLRVLERRHTPGRAVEAAKEAGAAGFEHVSLDLIYGTPGERTEDLRESLNAVLEAGVDHVSAYSLIVEDGTAMARKVRRGELPMPDEDVLADRYELIDSVLSGAGMGWYEVSNWAAGDSARCLHNIGYWQGGDWWGAGPGAHSHIGGVRWWNVKHPARYSAVLGAGRSPAAAREVLDTEDQRIERIMLELRLATGLPVDVLDDPGHLAAKQAVADGLLHGEALERGRCVLTDRGRLLADGVVRRLLG; encoded by the coding sequence GTGACCGCACAACCGCCTACCGGTGAAACCGCCCCGTCGGACGGGGCGCTGCCCGCGAGCGCACTGGCGACGCTGGGGCAGCGACCGTTCGGCGTGTACGTGCACGTGCCGTTCTGCGCCACGCGCTGCGGCTACTGTGACTTCAACACCTACACCGCCGACGAGCTGGACTCCAACAGCGGCTTCCGGAGCTGGCTGGATGGTCTCCGAGCCGAACTCGCTCTCGGCGCCGAGGTCCTTGCCGCCGGTGGTGGGCCGGTGCCGCCCGCGGGCACGGTGTTCGTCGGCGGCGGCACGCCGTCGCTGCTCGGTGCCGAGGGGCTGGGCGAGGTGCTCGACGCGGTGCGGTCCTCGTTCGGCCTGCACGACGAGGCCGAGGTCACCACCGAGTCGAACCCCGAATCCACCTCCCCGGAGTTCTTCCACGGGCTGCGGCGGGCAGGCTATACCCGGGTGTCGCTGGGCATGCAGTCGAGCGCCGAGCACGTGCTGCGTGTGCTGGAGCGCAGGCACACTCCGGGGCGCGCCGTGGAGGCGGCGAAAGAGGCCGGGGCAGCCGGGTTCGAGCACGTCAGCCTCGATCTGATCTACGGAACTCCCGGTGAGCGCACCGAGGACCTGCGGGAGTCGTTGAATGCCGTGCTCGAGGCGGGTGTGGACCACGTGTCGGCGTACTCGCTGATCGTGGAGGACGGCACCGCCATGGCCCGCAAGGTCCGCCGCGGTGAGTTGCCGATGCCGGACGAGGACGTGCTGGCCGATCGCTACGAGCTCATCGATTCGGTTCTGAGCGGGGCCGGGATGGGCTGGTACGAGGTGTCGAACTGGGCCGCGGGCGACTCGGCCCGTTGCCTGCACAACATCGGCTACTGGCAGGGCGGTGACTGGTGGGGCGCCGGTCCGGGAGCGCACAGCCACATCGGTGGGGTGCGCTGGTGGAATGTCAAGCATCCCGCGCGCTATTCGGCGGTGCTGGGTGCGGGGCGATCACCGGCGGCCGCCCGGGAAGTTCTCGACACCGAGGACCAGCGGATCGAACGGATCATGCTGGAGCTGCGCCTGGCGACCGGGCTGCCCGTCGATGTCCTCGACGATCCCGGGCATCTCGCGGCGAAGCAGGCGGTGGCCGATGGTTTGCTGCACGGCGAAGCGCTGGAGCGCGGGCGCTGCGTGCTCACCGACCGGGGCAGGCTGCTGGCCGACGGTGTCGTTCGACGCCTGCTGGGCTGA
- the dnaJ gene encoding molecular chaperone DnaJ, with amino-acid sequence MARDYYGTLGVAKDATPEQIKRAYRKLARELHPDVNQEDGAQQRFQEVTNAYEVLSDPKKRQVVDLGGDPLDSSGGAGGGGGDPFAGFGGLGDIMDAFFGGGGGAAGGGGRGPRSRVQQGSDALLRLELTLEDCASGVNRDITVDTAVMCDTCDGGGSRAGSAPSTCDTCDGRGEVQSVQRSFLGQVMTSRPCPVCRGFGEVITDPCQQCGGDGRVRARRTITVKIPAGVGDGMRVRLAGEGEVGPGGGPPGDLFVEVEEQTHDRFVRDGADLHCTVEVPMTAAALGTTVGLDTLDGHEELIVEPGTQPGTEHVLSGQGLPKLRSNGRVSGHGDLHVHLDVVVPTKLDEQQSDLLRQLATARGEEQPEPTVTANGNGHRSGLFSRFRSFGHR; translated from the coding sequence GTGGCCAGGGACTACTACGGGACCCTCGGGGTGGCCAAGGATGCTACGCCGGAGCAGATCAAGCGGGCTTACCGCAAACTCGCCAGGGAGCTACACCCCGACGTCAACCAGGAGGACGGTGCCCAGCAGCGGTTCCAGGAGGTAACCAACGCCTACGAGGTGCTGTCCGATCCGAAGAAGCGTCAGGTCGTCGATCTCGGTGGTGACCCGCTGGACAGCAGCGGCGGCGCCGGTGGAGGCGGCGGAGATCCGTTCGCGGGCTTCGGTGGCCTCGGCGACATCATGGACGCGTTCTTCGGTGGCGGGGGCGGTGCCGCCGGTGGCGGCGGCCGCGGCCCGCGCAGCCGGGTCCAGCAGGGGTCCGATGCCTTGCTGCGGCTGGAACTCACACTCGAGGACTGCGCCAGCGGCGTCAACCGCGACATCACCGTGGACACGGCGGTGATGTGCGACACCTGCGACGGCGGAGGCTCGCGCGCGGGCAGCGCCCCGTCGACGTGTGACACCTGTGACGGGCGTGGTGAGGTCCAGTCCGTCCAGCGTTCGTTCCTGGGTCAGGTCATGACCTCGCGTCCCTGCCCGGTCTGCCGCGGCTTCGGTGAGGTCATCACCGACCCGTGCCAGCAGTGCGGTGGTGACGGCCGGGTCCGGGCACGTCGCACGATCACGGTCAAGATTCCCGCGGGTGTCGGCGACGGCATGCGTGTGCGGCTGGCAGGCGAAGGCGAGGTCGGCCCCGGAGGTGGCCCGCCGGGGGACCTGTTCGTCGAGGTCGAGGAGCAGACGCACGATCGGTTTGTCCGGGACGGCGCCGACCTGCACTGCACAGTGGAGGTGCCGATGACGGCCGCGGCGCTGGGGACCACCGTCGGTCTCGACACTCTCGACGGCCACGAGGAACTGATCGTCGAGCCCGGCACCCAGCCCGGGACCGAGCATGTGCTCAGCGGCCAGGGCCTGCCGAAGCTGCGGTCGAACGGACGCGTCAGCGGCCACGGTGACCTGCACGTTCATCTCGATGTGGTGGTTCCCACGAAGTTGGATGAGCAGCAGAGTGACCTGCTTCGTCAACTCGCGACCGCGCGTGGTGAGGAACAGCCCGAGCCGACGGTCACCGCGAACGGCAATGGTCACCGCAGTGGCCTGTTCTCGCGTTTCCGCTCGTTCGGTCACCGCTGA
- a CDS encoding phosphoadenylyl-sulfate reductase — MTAESPTDIGLRRSDEELRDLVDEAAPRLAEATATEALRWAADTFGDGLIVASNMQDASLVDLAAKAKPGVDILFLETGYHFAETIGTRDAVSQSYDVNIVNAMPEQTVEEQDASEGPQLYNSDPNRCCFLRKVLPLRNTLARYEAWVTGVRRVEAPTRANTPIVSWDERNNLVKVNPLAAWTDEDMDSYIAEHNVLVNPLVPAGFPSIGCQPCTAKPAPGADPRSGRWAGTSKTECGLHG; from the coding sequence ATGACTGCCGAATCCCCCACCGATATCGGTCTGCGGCGCAGCGACGAGGAATTGCGCGACCTCGTGGACGAAGCCGCGCCGCGGCTTGCCGAAGCCACGGCCACCGAAGCGCTCCGCTGGGCCGCCGACACCTTCGGCGACGGCCTGATCGTCGCCTCGAACATGCAGGATGCCTCACTCGTCGATCTCGCCGCGAAAGCCAAGCCCGGCGTCGACATCCTGTTTCTGGAAACCGGATACCACTTCGCCGAGACGATCGGCACCCGCGACGCCGTGAGCCAGAGTTACGACGTCAACATCGTCAACGCGATGCCCGAGCAGACCGTGGAAGAGCAGGACGCCAGTGAGGGCCCGCAGTTGTACAACAGCGACCCGAACCGCTGCTGCTTCCTGCGCAAGGTCCTGCCGCTGCGGAACACTCTCGCGCGGTACGAGGCCTGGGTCACGGGAGTGCGCCGTGTCGAAGCACCGACCAGGGCGAACACCCCCATCGTCAGTTGGGACGAACGTAACAACCTGGTCAAGGTGAATCCACTGGCAGCATGGACGGATGAGGACATGGATTCCTACATCGCCGAGCACAACGTACTGGTGAATCCACTGGTTCCGGCCGGGTTCCCATCGATCGGGTGCCAGCCGTGCACGGCGAAGCCGGCGCCCGGCGCCGATCCGCGCAGTGGCCGCTGGGCGGGCACGTCGAAAACCGAGTGCGGCCTGCACGGCTGA
- a CDS encoding sulfate adenylyltransferase subunit 1 gives MTDETETLVRTAPDSGAQVTLPVHTDLLRLATAGSVDDGKSTLVGRLLHDTKSVLADQLDAVHRASADRGMSTPDLSLLVDGLRAEREQGITIDVAYRYFATPKRTFVLADTPGHVQYTRNTVTGASTAQLAVLLVDARKGVLEQTRRHAAVLALLGVPRLVLAVNKIDMVDFDESVHTRISEEFTEHARALGYTDGDVVTVPVSALHGDNVVERSGRTPWYSGPSLLEHLETVPVAPDPHDAPLRMPVQFVIRPRTAEYPDYRGYAGQISAGVVSEGDEVVVLPAGLRSRVSKVDTPDGSVTRAAAGRSVTVLLEDDLDISRGDVLVAADSAPRVTDEIDATVCWLAEKPLQPGARVLVKHGTRTVQAMLTELSARFDEQELSSVDTPEALQLNEIGRVQLRTAEPLPVDDYADSRRTGSFLVIDPSDGTTLAAGLVGLPLTQLASAGR, from the coding sequence ATGACCGACGAAACCGAGACCCTCGTCCGCACCGCTCCGGACAGCGGCGCACAGGTGACGCTGCCGGTGCACACCGATCTGTTGCGGCTGGCCACGGCCGGTTCCGTGGACGACGGGAAGAGCACGCTGGTCGGGCGACTGCTGCACGACACCAAGTCGGTGCTGGCCGACCAGCTCGATGCGGTACACCGCGCCAGCGCGGACAGGGGGATGAGCACCCCGGACCTGTCACTGCTGGTGGACGGACTGCGCGCCGAGCGTGAGCAGGGCATCACCATCGATGTCGCCTACCGCTATTTCGCCACTCCGAAGCGCACGTTCGTGCTGGCCGACACGCCGGGACACGTGCAGTACACCCGCAACACCGTCACCGGCGCCTCGACCGCGCAACTCGCGGTGCTGCTGGTCGACGCGCGCAAGGGCGTGCTGGAGCAGACCCGCAGGCATGCCGCGGTGCTGGCACTGCTGGGGGTGCCGCGCCTGGTGCTGGCGGTCAACAAGATCGACATGGTGGATTTCGACGAGTCGGTGCACACGCGGATCTCGGAGGAATTCACCGAGCACGCTCGTGCACTCGGTTACACCGATGGCGACGTGGTGACGGTTCCGGTCTCGGCACTGCACGGCGACAACGTCGTCGAGCGGTCCGGGCGGACTCCGTGGTACTCGGGTCCCTCGCTGCTGGAGCACCTGGAGACCGTGCCGGTCGCACCGGACCCGCACGATGCGCCGTTGCGGATGCCGGTGCAGTTCGTCATCCGCCCCCGCACGGCCGAATACCCGGACTACCGGGGCTACGCGGGGCAGATCTCGGCAGGCGTGGTCTCGGAAGGAGACGAGGTCGTCGTTCTGCCCGCGGGTCTCCGCAGCCGAGTGTCCAAGGTGGACACACCGGATGGTTCGGTGACCCGAGCGGCAGCGGGCCGATCGGTGACCGTCCTGCTCGAAGACGACCTGGACATCTCCCGAGGGGACGTTCTCGTCGCCGCCGACTCGGCACCGCGGGTGACCGACGAGATCGACGCGACGGTGTGCTGGCTGGCCGAAAAGCCCCTGCAGCCGGGTGCGCGCGTGCTGGTCAAGCACGGCACCCGCACGGTGCAGGCGATGCTGACCGAACTGTCCGCGCGGTTCGACGAGCAGGAACTGTCCAGTGTCGACACACCGGAGGCACTGCAACTCAACGAGATCGGCCGCGTCCAGCTGCGTACGGCGGAGCCACTGCCGGTGGACGACTACGCGGACAGCCGGCGCACCGGATCGTTCCTGGTCATCGACCCGTCCGACGGCACCACCCTGGCCGCCGGACTCGTGGGTCTCCCGCTGACGCAGCTGGCCTCCGCCGGGCGGTAA
- a CDS encoding ribbon-helix-helix protein, CopG family, which yields MALNLRLREEAEEALRAEAERSGRSQQELLREAVDRYLDLTPAEGPKHEWDHLITSGKVLPPRGQYRKVIPTKTLPEGQRSIDLLDREDRF from the coding sequence ATGGCTCTCAATCTCCGCCTGCGCGAGGAAGCCGAAGAGGCCCTCCGCGCCGAGGCCGAGCGCTCGGGGCGCTCTCAGCAGGAACTGCTCCGGGAGGCCGTCGATCGCTACCTGGATCTCACGCCTGCCGAAGGACCGAAACACGAGTGGGACCACCTGATCACCTCGGGCAAGGTTCTTCCCCCCAGAGGCCAGTACCGCAAAGTGATTCCGACCAAGACCCTTCCCGAAGGGCAACGGAGCATCGATCTGCTCGACCGTGAAGACCGCTTCTGA
- the cysD gene encoding sulfate adenylyltransferase subunit CysD, translating to MTIDTSTDRAPDLSGEEPTLSEIPPQADNLDALESEAIHIFREVAGEFDRPVILFSGGKDSTVLVHLALKAFRPAPVPFPLLHVDTGHNFSEVLEFRDELVSRHDLRLVVAKVQDWIDDGRLSERPDGTRNPLQTQPLLGAIEDNRFDAVFGGGRRDEERARAKERIFSLRNAFGQWDPRRQRPELWNLYNGKHRAGEHMRVFPLSNWTELDVWRYIQREKIELSHLYYAHRREVYARDGMWLTSGPWGGPSEDEPVEEKVVRYRTIGDGSCTGAVESEAYTVDDVIAEVAASRLTERGATRADDRMSEAAMEDRKREGYF from the coding sequence ATGACCATTGACACATCCACGGACCGAGCTCCCGATCTTTCCGGGGAGGAGCCGACGCTTTCCGAGATTCCGCCGCAGGCGGACAATCTGGATGCACTGGAATCCGAGGCGATCCACATCTTCCGGGAGGTCGCAGGCGAGTTCGACCGCCCGGTGATCCTGTTCTCGGGGGGTAAGGATTCCACGGTGCTGGTGCACCTGGCGCTGAAGGCGTTCCGGCCCGCGCCGGTGCCGTTTCCGCTGCTGCACGTGGACACCGGACACAACTTCAGTGAGGTACTGGAGTTTCGCGACGAGCTGGTCTCGCGTCATGACCTGCGCCTGGTGGTGGCCAAGGTGCAGGACTGGATCGATGACGGCCGGCTGAGCGAACGACCCGACGGTACTCGCAATCCGTTGCAGACACAGCCGCTGCTGGGGGCGATCGAGGACAATCGCTTCGACGCGGTGTTCGGCGGTGGTCGCAGGGACGAGGAACGCGCCCGTGCCAAGGAGCGCATCTTCAGCCTGCGTAACGCCTTCGGCCAGTGGGATCCGCGGCGGCAGCGCCCGGAACTGTGGAACCTCTACAACGGCAAGCACCGTGCGGGCGAGCACATGCGGGTTTTCCCGCTGTCCAACTGGACCGAGCTGGACGTGTGGCGCTACATCCAGCGGGAGAAGATCGAGCTGTCGCACCTGTACTACGCGCACCGCCGCGAGGTGTACGCCCGCGACGGCATGTGGCTGACGTCCGGCCCGTGGGGTGGCCCCAGCGAGGACGAGCCCGTCGAGGAGAAGGTCGTGCGCTACCGCACCATCGGAGACGGTTCGTGCACCGGCGCCGTGGAGTCCGAGGCGTACACAGTGGACGACGTAATCGCGGAGGTCGCAGCCAGCCGACTCACCGAGCGCGGCGCGACCAGGGCCGATGACCGGATGTCGGAGGCCGCGATGGAGGATCGCAAGCGAGAGGGCTACTTTTAG
- a CDS encoding type II toxin-antitoxin system VapB family antitoxin, with protein MIFKDVREGRPYPDHNLSTKDWSRIPPRQVRLEQLVTTTTVLKLDRLLSSDSTFFGDLFPHAVQWHGELYLEDGLHRALRAALHQRSVLHARVLELDAVLRKAPSTFS; from the coding sequence GTGATCTTCAAGGACGTCCGCGAAGGTCGGCCCTACCCCGACCACAACCTGTCCACCAAGGACTGGTCTCGGATCCCGCCCCGACAGGTGCGGCTGGAACAGCTCGTCACCACGACCACGGTGCTCAAGCTTGATCGCCTGCTCAGTTCGGATTCGACCTTCTTCGGCGACTTGTTCCCCCATGCCGTGCAGTGGCACGGGGAGCTCTACCTCGAGGACGGCCTGCATCGTGCGCTGCGCGCCGCCCTGCACCAGCGCAGCGTTCTGCACGCCCGCGTTCTCGAACTCGACGCCGTACTCCGAAAGGCACCTTCTACGTTTTCGTAG
- a CDS encoding PIN domain-containing protein, whose translation MRVYLDSSALIKRAVLEAESEPLAEEIDRLYHAEAMLVSTSLAWTEVARVLRTRTSVSYREIADELRTAMSGIAEHPLDAEIMNLSRRVEPARLRPLDAIHLAAAIALDVDLMITYDARLAEASTVNGIPVSSPG comes from the coding sequence ATGCGCGTCTATCTCGACAGCAGCGCTCTGATCAAGCGCGCCGTACTCGAAGCGGAATCGGAGCCGCTGGCCGAGGAGATCGACCGCCTGTACCACGCCGAAGCGATGCTCGTATCCACATCTCTGGCCTGGACGGAGGTTGCTCGGGTACTGCGAACACGAACGAGCGTTTCCTACCGGGAGATCGCCGACGAACTACGCACAGCGATGTCGGGGATAGCCGAGCATCCTCTGGACGCCGAGATCATGAACCTTTCGCGCCGAGTCGAGCCCGCGCGGCTTCGGCCCCTCGATGCGATACATCTCGCTGCCGCCATCGCCCTGGACGTGGACCTGATGATCACGTATGACGCGCGGTTGGCCGAAGCATCGACGGTCAACGGCATTCCGGTGAGCTCACCGGGCTGA